GGACGTGCCTGGAGTGGCTCTTCGATGGAGCCAATGGCGACTCGCCGCAGGCGGCCGACCCGCGCGTGTGGCTCGATGGCGTCGAGCTCGAATGGCCCGAGCGCTTCGTCTTCTCCGACCCGCCCACCGCGACACGGCCGGTGCAGGAGAAGGCCACCCACTTCACGGTGGTGGAGGCCGGCGTCTTCCTCTACCAGGGCCTCTCGGTGCCCACCGACTGGTGGATGGATGACCTGGCCATCGGCAGGCAGCGCATCGGCTGCGAGCCGAACTGAGCAGCGCGCGCTCCGGACGCGGAGCCCGGCGTGACTACGCGTCCTGCCGCCCCGCCCGCCGGGGCAGGCGCAAGGAGAACCGCGTCCCTTCCTCCACCGTGGACCGCACGGCAATCGTGCCCTCGTGGGCGTGGACGATGCGGTCCACGATGTAGAGCCCGAGTCCCAGGCCTCGGCTCGTCACCTGGCCGACTCCCGCTCCCCGCTTCATCGGCTGGAAGAGGATGGGCAGCACCTCCGGGCGGATGGGCTCGCCCGCGTTGTGCACGTCCAGCACCACGAAGCCGTCCTCCGCCCGCAGCTCCACCCGCACCGGGTGCGTCTCCGAGCCATAGCGCAGCGCATTGCTCAGGAGATTCGTGACGACCTGCGCCAGCCGGTCCGTGTCCCACTCGCCCGCGCCGCTCCCTCGCGTCTCCACGTCGATGCGCCGCCCCGGGTTGGCGAGCCGCACCTCCTCCACCACCGCCCGCACCAGCTCGTTCAGGTCCGCGGGCCTGCGCTGCACCGGAATGCCCCCGCCAAGCCGCGCCTGCGTGAAGTCGAGCAGGTCTCGAATCATCCGGTCCGCGCGCCCGGTGGCGTTGCGGATGCGGTCGATGCCCCGCCTCGCCGCCTCATCCAGGTCCGTGCGGCGCAGCAGCATCGACGTGGAGAAGCCGATGGCGTTGAGCGGGTTGCGCAAGTCGTGGCTGACGATGCCGATGAGCTTCTCCTCCAGGTCCGCCCGCCGCTGCAGCTCCTCCTCGCGCCGCTGCAGCCGCGCGTCCAGGCGCTTGCGCTCGGTGACGTCCAGCACCGTGCCGATGAAGCGCACCGCCTGCCCCCGCTCGTCGAAGAAGGCCTGTCCATGCGCCGACACCCAGCGCTCCACGCCATCCTTCAGCCCCACGGTGCGGTACTCGGCGTTGAACATCCCGCCGTCCTCCCCCGCGAGCGCCCGCTGGACGGTGGCCGCCGTGGACTCCCGGTCCTCCGGGTGGAGCCCGGTGAGGAACGTGTCCCACGTCACCTCCGCGTCCGGCGGCAGCCCGAAGAGCGCCTTGCAGCGCTCGTCCCAGCGCAGCTCCTCCGACACCGGGTCCAAATCCCACGTGCCCAGGCGGGCCGCCATCAGCGCCAGCCGCAGCCGGTCCTCGCTCGCGCTCAGCGCGCTGTAGAGCTTGACGTTCTCGATGGCCACGCTCGCCAGCTGCGCCAGCTGCACGAGGATGGCCTCGTCCTCCTCGGTGAACTCCCCTTCGTTCTTGTCGGAGAGCTGGATGAGCCCCAGCATCCCCCCGTCCCGTCCGATGAGCGGCGCCGCCAGCCAGCCCCGCGGCGTCGGCTGGCCACTCGCGGGCTCGCGCAGCGCCCTCCAGTACGGGTGCGCCTCCAGCTCCGCCTGCGTCAGACGCACCGGCCGCCGGGTCTTCGCCACGCGGACGTAGAGGTCAGCAGCCTCCCGCGAGGGCGCCGAGCCCCGCCACGCGGCGTACTTGTCGGAGAACGAGACGGCGCCGGAGGGCCGCGCTCCGCTCCCCACCATCGACGTGACGGCCTGGTGCGCGCCGATGAGCACCCGCGCCTGCTCGGTGATGACCCGCAGCACCGCGTCCAGGGTGCTGGTGCCGCTGATGGTCACCGACGCGGCCGCCAGTCCCCGGAGCTGCTCGGCGCGCTGGCTCTCGCGCCGGAGCAGCCGCGCGCGCGCCTCCTCCGCCTGCTTGCGCACGCTGCTGTCCTGCATCGCCCCGACGATGCGCGAGGCCCGGCCCGCCCCATCCCGGGAGATGACTGCATGGTCGGTGACGTGCACGTAGTGTCCGTCCCGGTGGAGGACTCGGTACTCGCCGCGCCACCGGTCCATTCCCCGTTCGATGGCCACCTGGAGGCTGCGCATCACCCGCTCCCGGTCATCCGGGTGGAGGCGCGCGCGCCACCAATAGATGTCGGGCGGCATCTCCTCGGTTGGGAAGCCGAAGAGCGCCTGCACCCCCTCGCTCCACCCGGCGACGTCGGTGCGCAAATCCCAGTCCCAGATGGCGTCGGTGATGGCGCGGCTGGCCAGCCGGTACCGCTCCTCGGAGGCGCCCAGGCGCGCGTGGGCCTCCTGGAGCTGCCCGAAGAGGAACGCCCGGTCCAGGATGCCGGAGAGGTACTCCACCAGCGTCTCCAGGTAGCGCTTGGCCTGGGGCTGGAAGGGCCGGGCGCGGGCGACGCCGATGGAGATGACGCCCAGCAGCTCGCCATGGGGCCACAGCCGCAGCCCCATGAGCGTGAGCAGCCGGCCGCCGCACAGCCCCTCGTGCAGCGGGGCCATCGTCTCGGACGTGCCCGCCAGCACCAGCGGCTCCTCGGAGCGGGCCACCTGCGCCAGGAACGAGTCCTCCTCCAGGGAGACCACTCCCTCCGGCCCGGAGGCCGCCTCGCACCGGCCCGAGGCCGCCACGCGCCGCAGCGTCCCCGGTGCGCCGAGGAGGAACAGCTCCGCCCCGTCCGCCCCCAGGGCCTCCTGGATGAGCCGCACCATGGGCAGCAGGTGGGCCTCCAGCGGCTCATCGCGCCGCAGCGCCTTGGGCGCCATCGCCTCCAGCCGCCGCACGGTGCGCTTCTCGCGCTGGCGGTCCTCCACGGAGTAGCCCGTGAAGACGGCCACCGCGTTGTCCATCGCCTGGTCCAGCTCGCCGAAGAGCAGCTGCGAGTCCTCGGGGGTCGGCTGCTCCTCCCGGGGCAGCGCCTCCCAGAGCTGGGCG
Above is a genomic segment from Pyxidicoccus trucidator containing:
- a CDS encoding PAS domain-containing protein gives rise to the protein MPSIADLIASHHELLVRRFLEEAGKLESARGLKPAQVIDTLPEYLDTLAAISRQGHRGALAPAKRRREELHVESRLRLGYNQDEVTSEYVLLGRLIAQLWEALPREEQPTPEDSQLLFGELDQAMDNAVAVFTGYSVEDRQREKRTVRRLEAMAPKALRRDEPLEAHLLPMVRLIQEALGADGAELFLLGAPGTLRRVAASGRCEAASGPEGVVSLEEDSFLAQVARSEEPLVLAGTSETMAPLHEGLCGGRLLTLMGLRLWPHGELLGVISIGVARARPFQPQAKRYLETLVEYLSGILDRAFLFGQLQEAHARLGASEERYRLASRAITDAIWDWDLRTDVAGWSEGVQALFGFPTEEMPPDIYWWRARLHPDDRERVMRSLQVAIERGMDRWRGEYRVLHRDGHYVHVTDHAVISRDGAGRASRIVGAMQDSSVRKQAEEARARLLRRESQRAEQLRGLAAASVTISGTSTLDAVLRVITEQARVLIGAHQAVTSMVGSGARPSGAVSFSDKYAAWRGSAPSREAADLYVRVAKTRRPVRLTQAELEAHPYWRALREPASGQPTPRGWLAAPLIGRDGGMLGLIQLSDKNEGEFTEEDEAILVQLAQLASVAIENVKLYSALSASEDRLRLALMAARLGTWDLDPVSEELRWDERCKALFGLPPDAEVTWDTFLTGLHPEDRESTAATVQRALAGEDGGMFNAEYRTVGLKDGVERWVSAHGQAFFDERGQAVRFIGTVLDVTERKRLDARLQRREEELQRRADLEEKLIGIVSHDLRNPLNAIGFSTSMLLRRTDLDEAARRGIDRIRNATGRADRMIRDLLDFTQARLGGGIPVQRRPADLNELVRAVVEEVRLANPGRRIDVETRGSGAGEWDTDRLAQVVTNLLSNALRYGSETHPVRVELRAEDGFVVLDVHNAGEPIRPEVLPILFQPMKRGAGVGQVTSRGLGLGLYIVDRIVHAHEGTIAVRSTVEEGTRFSLRLPRRAGRQDA